From the Drosophila suzukii chromosome 2 unlocalized genomic scaffold, CBGP_Dsuzu_IsoJpt1.0 scf_2c, whole genome shotgun sequence genome, one window contains:
- the LOC139354220 gene encoding uncharacterized protein isoform X4: MYSFYERGYKQKITCIVGERYDFVITADQPVGAYWIQLRGLGECGIRRAQQLAVLRYARGPYQPVSSPPTYDVGIPQGVVMNPLDAQCNRQRNDAICVSQLKNALEIDRGILAEKPDVKIFLPFRFFVYRAEDLFQPNTYNRFLVAPTGDHVISLIDEISYLSAPAPLTSQYNDINPEQFCNGDNRPADCGPNCMCTHKIDIPLNAIVEVVLVDEVIASAHIRLKCGNFKQILVHMENR, from the exons atgtatagttTTTATGAACGTggttataaacaaaaaataactTGCATTGTAGGTGAGCGGTACGATTTCGTAATAACTGCGGATCAACCTGTTGGAGCTTATTGGATACAGCTACGTGGACTTGGGGAGTGTGGTATTCGTCGTGCACAGCAACTGGCTGTTCTGCGGTACGCCCGTGGACCTTATCAGCCGGTCTCTTCGCCGCCAACATACGACGTTGGAATTCCGCAAGGTGTG gtCATGAATCCTTTGGACGCCCAATGCAACCGACAACGAAACGATGCCATATGCGTAAGCCAACTTAAAAACGCTCTTGAGATTGATCGTGGAATATTGGCAGAGAAGCCAGACGTAAAGATTTTTCTACCGTTTCGCTTTTTCGTATATCGAGCTGAAGATCTTTTCCAGCCGAACACATATAACAGATTTTTGG TGGCACCCACCGGAGACCATGTGATATCACTTATCGATGAGATTTCATACCTGTCGGCACCAGCGCCACTGACTTCTCAGTATAATGATATAAACCCAGAACAATTTTGTAACGGAGACAATCGTCCTGCGGATTGTGGACCAAACTGCATGTGCACTCACAAGATTGATATTCCACTCAACGCAATTGTAGAAGTAGTTTTAGTAGATGAAG TAATAGCCTCTGCACACATTCGCCTAAAGTGTGGAAATTTTAAGCAGATTCTGGTTCACATGGAGAATCGCTGA